ACCTGAAGATCCAGAAGACGCTGCCACGTATGCCCCGCTCGCCTATGAAGTCGATGTCGAGGGCTTGGTGGGCACCACGCGGCACGAAATCGATATGCCGTTAGAGCTGTTTGGCTCGAAAGTGACTCCCTATGCATTAGGCGATGTCACCTATCAAGGGCAGGATATCAACGGCGATGATCTACTGCGAGGCTATGCCCAAGGAGGCGTACGGGGGAGTATCATGGCCTGGAGCGTCAATCGAGCCGCTCAGAGCCAGTTGCTCAACATCAATGGCATCGCTCATAAGGTCACTCTCTACGGCGACCTCTACTACGCCGATTCGAGCCAGGACCTTTCTCGCATGGCGATCTACAACGATATCAACGATGACTCGCAAGAGGCATTTCAGCGCCGCTTTAAATTCAACACCTATGGGCTTCCAGCCGGAACACCGGTCCCAGATTCCGTCGATCCTCGCTATTACGCATTCCGGACAAACCAGCAAGGATGGGTGACTTCGCCAGTAGGAGAAATCGCCGACGATGTCTCGGCGGCCAACCTTCAGTTGCGACAAACCTGGCAGACCAAACGAGGCGGCCCTGGCAACGAGAAGATCATCGATTGGATTCGGTTTGATGTTGGGGGTACTGTCTTCCCTGATGCCGATCGAGACAACTTCGGCGAGACCGTAGGCCTGTTGAATTATCAATTTGACTGGCAGATCGGCAACCGCCTGAGTGTCTTCTCTAACGGTTTCTGGGACGTGTTTGACGACGGCTTGCAAACGATAACCATCGGTAGCTACATCAACCGCACTCAGATCGGCAATCTTTACCTGAGTTACACCGAGACCCTTCAGCCGTTTGAATCGCAGTTGATCATCGCATCGCTGCAATATCGACTGAGCGAGAAGTGGTTCGGAGGACTGGGAGCAGCGTACGACCTAAAAGGAAGCACGAACCTGGGACAGAATGTCTTCCTGACGCGTATCGGCGAGTCGAGCCTATTTACCTTCAACGTCAATGTCGACACCAGTCGAAACAACGTAGGCTTCGGCATTAACTTCGAGCCTAGGTTCTTCGCGACCGGAGAATATAGCAAGATCAACGGCGAACCCCTTCCTCCGCTGGGCGCCTACGGACTCGAATAGCAAGTTGGCCAAGAGGATCAGATCGCGATGAAAAACGAAATGACACCTCGCGGTTGGATCCGCAAATTCGGCCTGGCTTTCTCAGGACTGTCGTGGGCCATTCGTACCGAAGGGAGTTTTGCGGTTCACCTGCCAGCGGCAGCGCTGGCTTTCTCTGGAGCGGCACTTCTCCAATTCAACTACGTTAGATGGTCGATCCTCGTTCTTGCCGTTGGCTCTGTCATCGTTGCTGAGCTATTGAACACGGCAATAGAATGCCTTGCCAAAGCGGTCGACGATCAACCGAACGAGCACATTCGGGTTGCGTTAGACATCGGCAGCGCGGCTATCCTAACCAGTAGCCTATTTGCTGTCGTCGTGGGCTTCTTTTTGTTCTGGCAGCCACTCTGGCTTTGGTGGAGCCCAACTTTGGCTAACTAGTAAACCCACGTCCGCAACCTCGCTCAAAAAAACAGTACCCTGCAGTATGGTGAATACTGCAGGGTACTGTCCAAGTATCAGTCAAGTGATCGATATTTGGCTAAGCCGAATCCATCCCCAAATAGTTGCCTGACTGGTATTCAACATCCTGTTAAGTATCGCATTATTGCGTAAGGGCTATTACGAAGCGGTCCGCCAATGACCTATCGAAAAACTAACTCCATCGCGTTTTCGAGTGCTAACCCAGAGAGGTTCCTCTCTCGCATGGGGACCAACTTATCGGCATTGCTTTGATTTGACTAGCCTTTTTTGCGAATTCCTTAACGCTAACTACACTAAGCCATTTCGAAGCGTCAGAACTTACGTAAAGAGCGCATAAAGAAAGCCACAAGTACACTTACTTGCGGCTTTCTAAATTGTGCAGTTTTACTCAGCTAACCTAAGCAACGATCTCGCTGATCTTCACTTTGGTGTAGAGCTGACGATGGCCTGTCTTGCGTTTGCTGTTCTTACGACGACGGAACTTTTGAATGACCAGCTTTTCGCCTTGGACGACGCCAACCACTTCCGCTTTGACCGAAGCGCCATCAACCGTAGGCTTGCCGATCTTGACGCCGTCTTCACCAGACACCAACAAAACGTTATCGAACGACAAAGCATCGCCGGCGGTCGCCTCGAAGCGGAAATCGATCCGTAACTCTTGGCCTTGTTCGACTTTAATTTGCTTGCCGTCTTCTTGAATAATCGCGTACATCCGATTGAGCCCAACCGAGTTTTATATTTTTGAACAGCCCCTAGTGGGGCGAATGACTTCAGGGGAAACCACACAATTTACCGGGCAAACGGCAAACTGTCGAGGGCACCCAAACTGTTTTCTTCAAATTGGCCCCTGCACTTGCCTGGCGTGCTAGACCTTGGCAACGTTAGAGGCCACACCAGAGCGAGGCACATTAAACATGCCCCACCCATAAACCATTGATACAATAAGACTTAGCGTCGACCATTGCGCGAAGCATCGTGCGGATCGGTCATGTAAATACGGCGGCCTTCCGCATCTTTACATTCCACCTCAACATGCTCAGGAAAGACCGATTCGCTGCCGATGATATGGACAACTACCCGGTTGTCGTCTTCGATAACCGCAATTTCCCGACGTTTCTTGTTATTCAGGTAGGCAGCTACTTCTTCGTTAACTCGGCAATTGATCTGGCTTGCCTTGGGCTGCTGGGCTGCAGCAATCAAGACACGCGTTACCTCAATCGCCATGCTCTCGGACGACTTCACAACGCCACGGCCGCTGCAGCAGGGGCAATCTCGGAAGATGCTTCGCTTGAGACTTGGCCGGACACGCTGACGCGTCATCTCGATCAAACCGAAGGGACTTGTCCGCAGAATCTTCGTACGGGCTCGATCACGTTTGACTGCATCCTTGAGGGCACGCTCGACGTTGGCTCGATGCTTCTCGCGTCGCATGTCGATAAAGTCATTGACGATCACTCCACCAAGGTCACGCAGGCGAAGCTGGCGAGCGATTTCCTTGGCAGCCAACAGGTTTAGATGATAGGCCGCTTCTTCCGAGCTTCCGTCGTAACGGAAGTTTCCACTGTTCACATCAATTGCCACTAGGGCTTCGGTCTGATCGATCACGATCGAACCACCGCGGGACAGGGGAACTTCGCGTTGGTGAATCTTCGCGATTTCCTCGTCCAGGTTATATTTGCGGAACAAGGCATCTTTCGCATCATGCCGATGCAAACGATCGACAAATCGTGGCATTACGAGTTGCAGGAATTCCTTGGCAGCCTCGTACTGCTCTTTTCGATCGATATAAATCGCGTCGACATCGGCCGCAAAGATATCGCGAATAGTGCGAATGATCATATCGCTCTCTTCGTATATCTCGCAGGGTCCAGTCGTCTTGCGAATTCGGCGAACAATCAAACGCCACAGGCGAAGCAGGTACGCCATGTCGCGGGACAGGTCTTTCTTCGTTCGATCTTGTCCGGCTGTGCGGACAATGAACCCCAACCCCTTGGGCGGCTCAAGATCCAAAAGCGTGCCGCGTAAGCGACGACGAACCTGGTCGTCTTCAATCTTGCGAGAAACACCGACTCGACCAAGTGCCGGCATCAAGACCAGGTAGCGCCCTGGAATGCTGATATAGGTCGATAAGGTTGGCCCCTTGTTACCGATCCCTTCCTTGATGACCTGCACGAGGACTTCGTCGCCTCGCTTGAAGATCTCTTGAATAGGTGGCTTAACACGTGGACGTGCCCCGGGACGTTGCCGACGACCGCGACGCTGCTGAGTTTTGGTTCCACCTCCGTCTGAGGGACCGTCGTCGTCCGAGTCGCCATTGTCGTCGCTATCATCGTCCTCGCCGAAGTCACTGCCAAACCGCGATGCGGCTAAATCTTCGGGACGATCGTACTGAGCGGCCGGGTCATATCCACCCTGGCGAAAATACTGCGGCTCGACGTCGCTAATGTGGAGAAAGCCATTCTTGCCGACACCAAAGTCGACAAACGCTGCTTGAATACTCGGCTCAAGATTAACGACAACACCCTTATAGATGTTGCCGACAAAGTTCTCCTGGCTGCTCCGCTCAAGATAGAACTCTTCCAGAATTCCATCTTCCACGATCGCAATCCGGCATTCTTCCGGCTGCGATACGTTGATCAGCATCTCTTTTTTCATGAAAAGCTCGCTTTGGTGCATGGGACCATGACCGCGAAAGCTTTTTCTCGAATGCGATGGTGTTGACTGAGGCTGTCTCGACGATATCTTTCGACCTACGCCGAGCCCGGTCCGGATCTTCTACTGCGGTGGCTTGAGAGCAACCTGAAGTGTTTTCACGCGGCTTGTCGGGTTGTCCAACAGTGTATTCCTTGTTGAGGCAACGATTCTAAAATAGCGATCTATCGCAAAGTGGCCGCAGGTAAAGGGATCTCGCACAATCTATATTCCGCATCTTCGCTGAGGAGCTGCTGTCGTTCTTCGCCCTGTGATGGCGATGGCTGGCTCTAGCGGTTAGCGGTTAATTTGGCGTGTCCTCTTATCGCTGACTTTTGCCATCTTGGGCTTGGGTCACTTGTCTGTCGCTGGTCTCTTGGAATCGGCTCGCTCCCGTAACAGGCTTTTTAAAAGTCCCTGCGACGGGGTCGGTTGCCCTGGATTCGATAAAAGCGTTCTTGCCTTGGACCTGTGTCAAGGAATCCGGCGAATTACGATTCACCGGAAAAATATTCTTCTGTGATTTGTCTATCTGGCCCTGATTAACAAGGCTTTCTTTTTTCGGCTGGTGGACGTACATCCGCCATACCGCATTAGGCATCATCGGGAAACAATTGCCGTAAGTTCTCTCGTAGCAATCGTTTAATTTCCCATGCGTTGTCCATGTCTCGCACACGGGTCGCCAACTCTCGACATTTCTGAGCGGAGACGGTGCGGCATATTTGTTTGATTTCTGGAATCGCGCTCGGCGTAACACTCAAGCTACGCAAACCCATGCCAATTAGCAACATGGTGTAAACAGGATTCCCCCCCATTTGGCCGCACAAGGTGACATCAATATCTCCCTTACGAGCCGAATCGACCGCCATCTGGATGAGTCTCAGGACGGCCGGGTCACAACTATTGTAAAGGGGCGCCACGTCTGGGTTATTGCGGTCTACTGCTAATGTATACTGGACCAAATCATTAGTTCCAATACTAATGAAATCGATTTCCTGAGCGAATCTGTCCAGCATGATGACGCTTGACGGGACCTCAACCATAATGCCGACTTTAAGGTCTCGGTTGAAGGCAATCGACTGCTCTTCGAGATCTTCCATCAAGTCGGAAAGCAGCATCTTGGCCTGACGAAGTTCGTGAAGCGTGCTCACCAAAGGGAACATCACCGATACGTCACCCAGCACGCTGGCCCTTAGAATGGCCCTCAACTGACGGCGAAACTGATCCGTGTTTCGCAACGAAAGCCGGATACTCCGCAGACCTAGAAACGGATTTTGCTCTGGCGGATGCCCATCACCGAAAATCTTATCTGCACCTAAATCCAAGGTACGAATAACGATAGGGCTTCCCTGCATGTCGCGAATGACTTTGGAATAAACCTGGTAGTGGTCTTCTTCGGTCGGCTCGCTTTCTTGGCCCAGGTAAAGAAATTCTGTCCGATACAGCCCCACGCCACTGGCACCGCGCTCGATACACGCGTCGGCCTCGTGCGGGAACTCGATGTTGGCCATCAACGTAATCGTCTCGCCATCGGCCGTAACCGCAGGAAGGTCACGCAAACCGCGAAGCTTGATCTTCGTCTGACGCTGCTGCTCGACTTCATTCTCGTACCGTAAGATCGTCTCTTCGTCAGGCTGGACAATCACCCTGCCTTGATGCCCGTCGATGATCAGCGTCGTATCGGTTTGAATCTCGCGAAGATGAGATCCGACACCAACCACGGCCGGTAGCTCTAAGGCCTCGGCCACGATCGCCGAGTGGCTACCAGGGCCCCCCACCTCGGTGACGATCCCACGGATATTCACGCGATCCAGGTTGGCCATTTCACTGGGCGTCAGATCGTGTGCGATCACGATCGATGGCTGCTTGGCGGCGAGCTTTCGCTTGGCATCCGCGCCGAACAACACATTGAGCAAACGCTGTTCGATGTCGCGAAAATCACCTGCCCTTTCCCTTAAGAAAGGATTCGGCACACGCTCGAAGAACTGGATATAGCGAGCAAATGACTGCGAGACGGCGTATTCGGCCGTGTAATGGCGATAACGAATCGAGTCGATGAGCGACTCGTTTAACTTCTCGTCACGAACCATCTGCAAATGAGCCGAGAAGATTGCTCCGTACTGATCTCCCAGTTCCGTGGCAACTTCGTCCTGGCTGGTCTGAATTTGCTCGGCGACCAGATCCATTGCGTCAGCCAGACGTTTGAGTTCCGCTTCGACATTGGCTCGAGAAATAAAGCGGCGAGATACCTTCGGCTGCTTATCGTCGACCACCATGGCCTTGGCAATAGCCACGCCAGGAGAGACAGCAATCCCTTGGAAAACTCGCATTAAAATTGGCTCACTTTATTTAGTACGAGAACGCGTGAGACGACTTATCGAATCACAATTCGTTCTCTTCATCGTCCTCTTCGATGAA
This is a stretch of genomic DNA from Bremerella alba. It encodes these proteins:
- a CDS encoding diacylglycerol kinase encodes the protein MKNEMTPRGWIRKFGLAFSGLSWAIRTEGSFAVHLPAAALAFSGAALLQFNYVRWSILVLAVGSVIVAELLNTAIECLAKAVDDQPNEHIRVALDIGSAAILTSSLFAVVVGFFLFWQPLWLWWSPTLAN
- the rplU gene encoding 50S ribosomal protein L21 gives rise to the protein MYAIIQEDGKQIKVEQGQELRIDFRFEATAGDALSFDNVLLVSGEDGVKIGKPTVDGASVKAEVVGVVQGEKLVIQKFRRRKNSKRKTGHRQLYTKVKISEIVA
- a CDS encoding Rne/Rng family ribonuclease; the encoded protein is MKKEMLINVSQPEECRIAIVEDGILEEFYLERSSQENFVGNIYKGVVVNLEPSIQAAFVDFGVGKNGFLHISDVEPQYFRQGGYDPAAQYDRPEDLAASRFGSDFGEDDDSDDNGDSDDDGPSDGGGTKTQQRRGRRQRPGARPRVKPPIQEIFKRGDEVLVQVIKEGIGNKGPTLSTYISIPGRYLVLMPALGRVGVSRKIEDDQVRRRLRGTLLDLEPPKGLGFIVRTAGQDRTKKDLSRDMAYLLRLWRLIVRRIRKTTGPCEIYEESDMIIRTIRDIFAADVDAIYIDRKEQYEAAKEFLQLVMPRFVDRLHRHDAKDALFRKYNLDEEIAKIHQREVPLSRGGSIVIDQTEALVAIDVNSGNFRYDGSSEEAAYHLNLLAAKEIARQLRLRDLGGVIVNDFIDMRREKHRANVERALKDAVKRDRARTKILRTSPFGLIEMTRQRVRPSLKRSIFRDCPCCSGRGVVKSSESMAIEVTRVLIAAAQQPKASQINCRVNEEVAAYLNNKKRREIAVIEDDNRVVVHIIGSESVFPEHVEVECKDAEGRRIYMTDPHDASRNGRR
- the ptsP gene encoding phosphoenolpyruvate--protein phosphotransferase, which produces MRVFQGIAVSPGVAIAKAMVVDDKQPKVSRRFISRANVEAELKRLADAMDLVAEQIQTSQDEVATELGDQYGAIFSAHLQMVRDEKLNESLIDSIRYRHYTAEYAVSQSFARYIQFFERVPNPFLRERAGDFRDIEQRLLNVLFGADAKRKLAAKQPSIVIAHDLTPSEMANLDRVNIRGIVTEVGGPGSHSAIVAEALELPAVVGVGSHLREIQTDTTLIIDGHQGRVIVQPDEETILRYENEVEQQRQTKIKLRGLRDLPAVTADGETITLMANIEFPHEADACIERGASGVGLYRTEFLYLGQESEPTEEDHYQVYSKVIRDMQGSPIVIRTLDLGADKIFGDGHPPEQNPFLGLRSIRLSLRNTDQFRRQLRAILRASVLGDVSVMFPLVSTLHELRQAKMLLSDLMEDLEEQSIAFNRDLKVGIMVEVPSSVIMLDRFAQEIDFISIGTNDLVQYTLAVDRNNPDVAPLYNSCDPAVLRLIQMAVDSARKGDIDVTLCGQMGGNPVYTMLLIGMGLRSLSVTPSAIPEIKQICRTVSAQKCRELATRVRDMDNAWEIKRLLRENLRQLFPDDA